The following nucleotide sequence is from Coleofasciculaceae cyanobacterium.
TCGCGCCAAGGCGATCGCCACTGCGATTAAAAATGCCCAACCTGGAGACGGAGTATTAATTGCGGGGAAAGGACACGAAGATTATCAAATCTTGGGTACAGAAAAAATTCACTTTGACGATCGCGAACAGGCCAGAATTGCTTTGAGCGATCGCAATTAATCAGTTTTTAGTTTAAAGCTAGTAGCTAATAGCTATTAGCTACTAGCTTTTGAAGTTTCCTCTTCCCGCAGGATATCCGAAGGTGTATGCTTTAGCACAATGTGACTTGTGTGTTCTACTCAACCAAAAAGCTCAGTAACACAAGCTTACTTAGCTAATTTTCACATTTTTTAACAAATAATGATAAACTCTAAAACATAAACTTGCTTAAATAATCAGAGTAGATGAGTATTAGATAGGTTTTTGTTTGCACAGCTCTAAGGTTAACTTCAATTACCTACAAACAAATTTCTTACTTATGACTATTTATAGATACTCATAAGTAAGAATTGTGTTAAACATATTATGTGGGTAGGATCGGGTAAGTTAGTTTATAGCTATCCAAAAAAAAACTTACCAATTAAAACGTTGGTTTAGAGTTTAACCTTGCCATCTTATCTATTACTTAAAAAAATTAAACTTACTGAATTTGAACTGCAAGCAATAAATATAAAGGTACACTTAACAATAAAGCTAAGCTACTGTCCTCAGTAACTGGAACTAATTTAGAGCGGCCAATATATTTGCTAGCTAGAGCTAAAAATTAGCTCTGGATGTTTGTGTTGTTCAGAAATAAATAGGCAGTTCATTAATTAATATGCGAATCATTTTTCGTAGATATTTTAATTGTATTTAGGCAAATCAAAGAATGAGCCAAATTGAAGCAAAATTCGTAGCTACCGACACCACATTTAGAGTAAAGGGTTACGAAAAGATTGAATACGAGCTTTTATTTAAAGAAGGTGTATTTAATCCCCAAACTAGAGATGAGCTGCTGAAAGCAGCAGTATATAAGCTAATGGGGACTTGCTACTTGGTCAACGATTCAGACCAAGAAGCAAGTGCCAAGGCATTGGCAAAACATAGGCGGATTTGTGCCGAGTATCCCGATGCAGAATTAAGAACGCAAGTATGCATAATAAATAATGACAAGTAAATCAGAACCAGAATTATTAGTAGGGAGCATTTAATTTATCGTGGTAAGCACAGCAAATACGTCCGACATCAACGCTAGGAACAATTCCCAGCAACACGAACCAAAAAAAACCGCCAGACCAGTAACTCCATTGGGTATTCTCGTCCAGCAGCTAGAACATATTTCCAACGCAGCTAAAACCGAATCAGTTTCGCCTGAATTTAAATTATCTTTGGACAAAGCATATCACTTAGCTGCGGGTCTTGACCCCTATCTCGAAGCCTGCACTACTTCTGAATCAGAGGCTCTAGCTAACTTGACGGCTAAAACACAAAAAGAAGACTGGGGTAAGCATTTCGACGACGGAGCAACAGTACGCGCCTTAGAACAAGAAATGCTCTCAGGGCATATTGAAGGACAACTGCTAAAAATGCTGGTGTCGATTAGTAAATCTAAGCGTGTTTTAGAAGTGGGAATGTTTACAGGCTATTCGGCTTTGGCGATCGCTGAAGCTTTGCCCGATGACGGTTATCTGATCGCTTGTGAGGTAGATGAATATGTCTCTCAATTTGCGCTCGACTGCTTTGCTGCTTCTGCTCACGGTAAAAAAATTGAGGTCAAAGTTGCTCCTGCGATCAAAACCATGCAGCAATTACTAGAAGCTGGCGAATCTTTTGATTTAGCGTTTATTGATGCCGATAAAGGAGGGTATATCGATTATCTTAATCTCTTGTTAGATACCGATTTATTAGCTCCCGATGGCTTTATCTGTGTAGATAACACGCTGATGCAGGGACAACCTTATCTACCAGAAAATCAGCGTCAGGAAAATGGTCAGGCGATCGCCCGTTTTAACCGTTTTGTAGCCGACGATCCTCGTGTCGAACAGGTTTTAATTCCGATCCGCGACGGTTTAAC
It contains:
- a CDS encoding class I SAM-dependent methyltransferase, yielding MVSTANTSDINARNNSQQHEPKKTARPVTPLGILVQQLEHISNAAKTESVSPEFKLSLDKAYHLAAGLDPYLEACTTSESEALANLTAKTQKEDWGKHFDDGATVRALEQEMLSGHIEGQLLKMLVSISKSKRVLEVGMFTGYSALAIAEALPDDGYLIACEVDEYVSQFALDCFAASAHGKKIEVKVAPAIKTMQQLLEAGESFDLAFIDADKGGYIDYLNLLLDTDLLAPDGFICVDNTLMQGQPYLPENQRQENGQAIARFNRFVADDPRVEQVLIPIRDGLTIIKRK